In the genome of Candidatus Chromulinivoraceae bacterium, the window CTCTCCTAAAGTCTTTATCACGTCAGCAATTCTTACCGTGGTTATATTAGGGCTTGTGTTTGCCTATCTTGGCCTACAAGCTGCACTTATTGTTGCGACTCTTATGATTATTGAAATTACGTTCAGCTTTGATAACGCCATTATTAACGCCAAGACACTTACCAAAATGAGCCCACTTTGGCAGCGTATGTTTATGACCGTCGGTATTTTTATTGCAGTGTTTGGGATGAGGGTTGTCTTCCCTATTCTCATTGTGATGGCAACGGCCGGGTTAGCGTGGGGTGATGTTATCCACCTTGCGCTTCAGGAGCCTGATAAATATGCCGAGGCGCTACGTCATGCTCACCCAAGTATTGCAGCGTTCGGCGGGCTCTTTTTACTTACCTTGGCGCTGCATTTCTTTTTTGATGCTACACGTAAAACTCGTTGGCTTCACCACATTGAAAAACCGTTACAAGAGGCTAGTCATCGCGGTATCCACGTACTTGTTAGTACCATTGCACTAGGTATTATCGTAATTTTGCCGATGAACCATCATCAGTCTGAAACGCTGACCGCTGGTGCAATTGGGATCGTCACCTATATATTAATTCATGGTATTTCAGAACTGTTTACCCTGCAGCACGAACGCGCAGAAAAACATGCGGGTAAAAAAATGCAGTCAGGCCTTGTAGCAGGTCTTGCTTCGTTTATTTACCTAGAGGTGCTCGATGCGAGTTTTAGTTTTGACGGAGTCATCGGTGCTTTCGCGGTTACAAAAGATGTGCTTTTGATTGCGGCCGGTCTAGGCATCGGCGCATTGTGGGTTCGATCATTGACGCTTTTCATCGTGCACCGTAAAGTCCTCAACACATACCGGTACCTTGAGCATGCCGCCCACTACGTTATCGGCGCACTAGCTATTACGCTTCTGATTGGTTTGTTCGTAGAAATACCAGAAATGTACGTTGGTATTCTAGGTCTACTTGTTATTGCCGCTGCCGTTGTAAGTTCAATCAAGGACAATAAGAAAGACGGCTTGTCGGCCGTCGTATGATCTATCGTTCTGCAATCACCCAATCCGTCGTAAGTCCTGCATAGCGTTCATATCTTCTTATGGCTTGGTCGATTGATTCTTCCTGCGTCTTTGTGAGGGATTCAAACGGTAGAATGGTGAGTCTTTGGCTATTTACGTGCGTCACGCGTTTCCACGTTCCTAGAATCTGACCGTCAATAACAAGTGTAGGGAGGAACATGCCATTATTACCGGGCACAATGTGCTGCGAGTGCATCTCGGCAAGGCTAGCCGACCTATCTTTATAGCCAAGTATAAACTCGTCAAAACCAGGTAAAAGATATGTTTGGATTGGGGCAGAAGTAAGCTGCGAACTAAACCAATATTCAATACCATCAACTGTCTCGCTTATAAGTGACACCTTGGCAAGTTCAAGCCCTAGTTTAGCATTGCCCATTGTCATAAAGCTCCAGCCTGCAAAATCCTTAAGACTGGCTGGCCCATGGCTAGTAAAGTACCTCTTGGCAAGCTCAGCGAGTGCTTCATCTTTTTGTCTCGGAGGTGTCGGCGCGATCCATTCGTCCATTAGCACAAAGGTTGGCTGCTTGTCTTCATGGGGGCCAAAACATAACAGTGTTTGTTCTGCAAAGTAGTGAATAATATGAATGCCGCGCTGTCCGGCGGTCGAGATTCCGTGCTGATCTAACACATCACAAAGGGCGTTTCGCGTCAAACTCTTCCCTCCGGCCAGTGCATTACTAATGACTTCTTGGCTTTTAGCGAGTACATCGTCGTCGATTTCAAGTATTTTGCGCCTACCTGCTGCTGAGGCAACCGCACGCGGTGCAAGTAAATTTACCATCCATCTGGCATCCTCTGCGGCAACAAAGTGCAATGTTCCTCGCATTGGCCAGGTACGAATGATCTTACGATCGGCAATTGCTTGCTCAACATCTCTTTGAGTTAGATTTTGCGATCGTAGGGCGATTGACCACAAAGCTCCCGGATAATCTTGCGCCTGTAAGGCAAGAAGATGCCTTACTACGTCCTCTGCGGTTGTAAAATCCGACTGAGTGATATGTTGGGCGCTAAGCCGCATACGTGCAATGTCTTCTCGGGTCATATCAGTACCCATGCGTTAAGTAGTGGCTTTATTTTTGTGATAAACCTATGAAGCTCTGGATCAAATAGAGAAGATGGGCCTGCTAAAATATCATCAATTTTCCACCAACGGACTTCGTTAAATTTATTATCCTCAATAGTAAGTGGCGTGTTCTCATCTGCCTGTAACAAGTACCACAGTGATACGTCGGTATGCTGCCCCTGGCCATTGGTTGTAGTAACAGTGATAAAATGAGGCACTTGTCCACCTAAAAATGGCGCCACAAACCCAAGCTCTTCTTCGCATTCGCGTTGTGCAGTTTCGGCCGGATCTTCGTTCGGATCAACATGTCCGCCAGCAGGTACCCATAATTTTGCAAGCAGATGATCCTGTAAAAGCATTTTATTCGTTTTGGGATCAACAATGGCAAAATAACTTACCAGATGCATAGGTGGAACATCTGGTTTTTGG includes:
- a CDS encoding DUF475 domain-containing protein, producing MSVTHRHASPKVFITSAILTVVILGLVFAYLGLQAALIVATLMIIEITFSFDNAIINAKTLTKMSPLWQRMFMTVGIFIAVFGMRVVFPILIVMATAGLAWGDVIHLALQEPDKYAEALRHAHPSIAAFGGLFLLTLALHFFFDATRKTRWLHHIEKPLQEASHRGIHVLVSTIALGIIVILPMNHHQSETLTAGAIGIVTYILIHGISELFTLQHERAEKHAGKKMQSGLVAGLASFIYLEVLDASFSFDGVIGAFAVTKDVLLIAAGLGIGALWVRSLTLFIVHRKVLNTYRYLEHAAHYVIGALAITLLIGLFVEIPEMYVGILGLLVIAAAVVSSIKDNKKDGLSAVV
- a CDS encoding winged helix DNA-binding domain-containing protein, giving the protein MTREDIARMRLSAQHITQSDFTTAEDVVRHLLALQAQDYPGALWSIALRSQNLTQRDVEQAIADRKIIRTWPMRGTLHFVAAEDARWMVNLLAPRAVASAAGRRKILEIDDDVLAKSQEVISNALAGGKSLTRNALCDVLDQHGISTAGQRGIHIIHYFAEQTLLCFGPHEDKQPTFVLMDEWIAPTPPRQKDEALAELAKRYFTSHGPASLKDFAGWSFMTMGNAKLGLELAKVSLISETVDGIEYWFSSQLTSAPIQTYLLPGFDEFILGYKDRSASLAEMHSQHIVPGNNGMFLPTLVIDGQILGTWKRVTHVNSQRLTILPFESLTKTQEESIDQAIRRYERYAGLTTDWVIAER
- a CDS encoding NUDIX domain-containing protein, which gives rise to MSREELTKLVSTITPLDEREGTDQRQVIGWLAGDEPIYRIQKPDVPPMHLVSYFAIVDPKTNKMLLQDHLLAKLWVPAGGHVDPNEDPAETAQRECEEELGFVAPFLGGQVPHFITVTTTNGQGQHTDVSLWYLLQADENTPLTIEDNKFNEVRWWKIDDILAGPSSLFDPELHRFITKIKPLLNAWVLI